A genome region from Rathayibacter caricis DSM 15933 includes the following:
- a CDS encoding alpha/beta hydrolase, translating into MTRLIAKIARKNESRDRQKLLDIHATGAGVTTTRHELDGIDLVEFTPPGVSAASEAYVVNIHGGAFMLGDADDAYPAMMSVLLRLPVVSIQYSLSPESVYPVALNECVAAIQSLISTRGQRYVLLGDSAGGNLALAVTLRLGAAGSTLPAALGLSTPWTDLTGMGDSYVANEGRDPLIRWKGQLDKLAARYRGKAQAQDPLISPIYNAFTSSFPPCVIVTGTRDPFLSNCVRLAAALETAGAQSILMVGEGMWHDFIITPDVPESARAREQLAGRLLQLLEPRP; encoded by the coding sequence GTGACCCGCCTCATCGCAAAGATCGCTCGGAAGAACGAGTCGAGGGACCGGCAGAAGTTACTCGACATCCACGCGACCGGCGCGGGAGTCACCACGACAAGGCATGAACTTGACGGGATCGACCTGGTCGAATTCACCCCACCCGGCGTGTCCGCAGCCTCCGAGGCGTACGTCGTCAACATCCATGGCGGCGCGTTCATGCTCGGCGATGCCGACGACGCCTACCCTGCCATGATGTCGGTCTTGTTGAGGCTGCCCGTGGTTTCGATCCAGTACTCGCTGTCGCCGGAGAGCGTCTACCCCGTGGCCCTGAACGAGTGCGTGGCCGCCATTCAGTCCCTGATTTCAACCCGAGGCCAGAGGTATGTATTGCTCGGTGACTCCGCGGGTGGGAATTTGGCTCTAGCGGTCACGCTGCGCCTCGGTGCCGCCGGCTCGACGCTGCCCGCCGCCCTGGGTCTCAGCACACCCTGGACCGACCTCACCGGAATGGGCGACAGCTACGTCGCCAATGAAGGCCGAGACCCCCTGATCCGGTGGAAAGGTCAGCTCGACAAACTGGCGGCCCGATACAGGGGTAAGGCCCAGGCGCAGGACCCGCTGATCTCTCCCATATACAATGCCTTCACCTCCTCCTTCCCCCCGTGCGTCATCGTCACCGGCACACGAGATCCGTTCCTCAGCAACTGCGTCCGTCTCGCGGCCGCACTCGAGACGGCCGGTGCGCAGTCAATCTTGATGGTCGGTGAAGGCATGTGGCACGACTTCATCATCACCCCTGATGTTCCGGAATCTGCTCGGGCGCGGGAGCAGCTCGCCGGCCGCCTCCTCCAGCTCCTCGAGCCTCGTCCGTGA
- a CDS encoding MFS transporter, with amino-acid sequence MSFGIFFAAVAVFAPSLGTSIALLPARLAEAAPSDKVTLLAIFAALAAVVSFLSILTFGTISDRTRGRFGKRNPWVLIGGVVSAGATILLAFADSVPSLGAGFLLQAVGINIVLGALTPVIPDRVPSHRRGVVSTALGAGTLIGGTVGVVAASAFAPDHRAAFLVLAVVALVLTVAYLACAPDFSNRDEPVTRRSSSLLASISFPRNAPDFYWAFFGRLGVILGYYTVGALQFFVLSEHLGLDEVKSAQLLGTAAVVNLIGSLVGALSAGPLSDLIHRRKAVTVASAIIIGVGVVIPALVPEPLGFLVYTGIAGLGLGMFFSVDAALLSELLPSEDSRGKDLGLLALATNAGQLLGPLAGAAAVGTGMGFSPVFVIALVFCVVGGLLLLPIRSVK; translated from the coding sequence TTGTCTTTCGGGATCTTCTTCGCGGCTGTTGCCGTCTTCGCCCCTTCGTTGGGCACGTCGATAGCCCTGCTCCCGGCACGGCTGGCGGAAGCGGCACCGTCGGACAAGGTGACGCTGCTCGCTATCTTCGCCGCCTTGGCAGCCGTCGTGTCCTTCTTGTCGATCCTGACCTTCGGCACTATCTCGGATCGGACACGTGGCCGCTTCGGCAAGCGAAACCCCTGGGTGCTGATCGGAGGCGTGGTCTCGGCTGGCGCAACCATATTGCTCGCCTTCGCCGACTCGGTGCCCTCGTTGGGGGCCGGCTTCCTGCTCCAGGCCGTCGGCATCAACATCGTCTTGGGCGCTCTGACGCCAGTCATCCCTGATCGCGTTCCCAGCCACCGCAGGGGAGTTGTATCGACCGCCTTGGGAGCTGGCACTCTCATCGGCGGTACCGTCGGAGTAGTGGCCGCATCCGCGTTCGCACCCGATCACCGGGCAGCGTTTCTGGTGCTCGCTGTCGTCGCCCTCGTCCTGACGGTCGCGTACCTCGCGTGCGCTCCGGACTTCTCGAATCGAGATGAGCCGGTCACCCGCCGGAGCTCTTCACTGCTCGCATCGATCAGCTTCCCCCGCAACGCGCCGGACTTCTACTGGGCCTTCTTCGGCCGCCTCGGAGTCATCCTCGGTTATTACACCGTTGGCGCATTGCAATTCTTCGTACTCAGCGAGCACCTCGGACTTGACGAAGTGAAGTCAGCTCAGCTGCTCGGCACGGCTGCCGTCGTCAATCTCATCGGGTCGCTAGTCGGGGCGCTGTCAGCGGGTCCACTCTCCGACCTGATCCACCGCCGCAAAGCGGTGACCGTCGCGTCCGCCATCATCATCGGGGTCGGTGTCGTCATACCCGCGCTCGTGCCGGAGCCGCTCGGATTCCTGGTCTATACCGGGATCGCTGGGCTCGGGCTCGGCATGTTCTTCTCGGTCGACGCAGCGCTCCTCAGTGAGCTCCTCCCCTCCGAGGACTCGAGAGGCAAAGACCTCGGGCTCCTCGCTCTGGCGACTAACGCCGGTCAGCTACTGGGACCCCTCGCGGGCGCGGCGGCCGTCGGGACCGGGATGGGGTTCTCTCCCGTCTTCGTCATCGCTCTCGTCTTCTGTGTGGTGGGTGGCCTCCTCCTCCTACCCATCCGATCTGTGAAATGA
- a CDS encoding SGNH/GDSL hydrolase family protein → MSRAFASYAAIGDSFAEGLGGDRPDGSHRGWADLVAHGLVHASTTTVTHANLAIRGKLLDPLLAEQLEPAITLRPELLSISGGNNDIIRPTVSITANLARLEVAIDRAVESGIHVVFVTVANMTRHLPLGHVIETRGDRFALGIQKWDGKDNVTVVDNWFDETLYDLRFWAPDRLHLNTAGHLHAARKIPAALGVEVQQTLDPVVEELRHRSSGVYWRELVQPWIGRRVTGRSSGDGRRPKSPTMQPVVTRAGATTTGEIESWEI, encoded by the coding sequence ATGAGCAGGGCCTTCGCAAGCTACGCGGCCATCGGGGACAGCTTCGCCGAAGGGCTCGGTGGCGACCGGCCCGATGGCTCCCATCGAGGCTGGGCAGATCTCGTCGCCCACGGTCTGGTACACGCATCGACGACAACCGTCACTCACGCGAACCTCGCCATCCGCGGCAAGCTCCTCGATCCTCTGCTCGCGGAACAGCTCGAGCCCGCGATCACACTGCGACCCGAGCTCTTGAGCATCAGCGGAGGCAACAACGACATCATCCGGCCGACGGTCTCGATCACCGCGAACCTCGCACGCCTGGAGGTGGCCATCGACCGAGCCGTCGAGAGCGGCATCCATGTTGTGTTCGTGACGGTGGCGAACATGACGCGGCATCTTCCCCTCGGCCACGTCATCGAGACAAGGGGTGACCGGTTCGCTCTCGGCATCCAGAAGTGGGATGGGAAGGACAACGTAACAGTCGTCGACAACTGGTTCGACGAAACGTTGTACGACCTCCGCTTCTGGGCACCAGACAGGCTGCATTTGAACACCGCGGGTCACCTGCATGCTGCCCGAAAAATTCCCGCAGCCCTGGGCGTCGAGGTCCAGCAGACGCTCGATCCGGTCGTAGAGGAGTTGCGGCACAGGTCCAGCGGCGTCTACTGGAGGGAACTCGTGCAGCCGTGGATCGGTCGGCGGGTGACGGGCCGATCGTCCGGTGACGGGCGGCGGCCCAAGAGCCCGACCATGCAACCCGTCGTTACACGCGCTGGCGCTACGACGACGGGAGAGATCGAGTCGTGGGAAATTTGA
- a CDS encoding TetR/AcrR family transcriptional regulator, giving the protein MTQTPVRRRRLAPEARREEILHIATRLLSERGFNGVALQDVADAAGMAKSGVLHHFPTKDNLLVELLKYRDQGDPSPADLLAIPDLDRATARELLDQVVARNFERPEIVRLFTVLATESLDPAHPAHQYFGERLANLRIAITEVASLIHPNPESAALRIIAFLDGLQLLWLRDETAPVLALWADFADGLFAE; this is encoded by the coding sequence ATGACACAGACCCCCGTTCGACGACGACGACTCGCCCCCGAGGCGCGACGCGAGGAGATCCTCCACATCGCAACACGTCTCCTCTCCGAGCGCGGCTTCAACGGGGTAGCACTGCAGGACGTGGCTGACGCGGCAGGGATGGCGAAGTCGGGTGTGCTTCATCATTTCCCCACCAAGGACAACCTGCTCGTCGAGCTGCTGAAGTATCGCGATCAAGGCGATCCCTCTCCGGCCGACCTTCTCGCCATTCCCGATCTCGATCGGGCGACCGCACGGGAGCTTTTGGACCAGGTGGTCGCGCGAAACTTCGAGCGACCGGAGATCGTCCGCCTCTTCACCGTGCTCGCGACAGAGTCGCTCGATCCCGCACATCCGGCCCATCAGTACTTCGGGGAGCGTCTCGCCAACCTCCGGATCGCTATCACTGAGGTGGCCTCGTTGATCCACCCCAACCCTGAGAGCGCGGCTCTGCGGATCATCGCTTTTCTCGACGGGTTGCAATTGCTCTGGCTCCGAGACGAGACCGCGCCCGTCCTCGCACTCTGGGCGGACTTCGCTGATGGCTTGTTCGCAGAGTAG